One Gelria sp. Kuro-4 DNA segment encodes these proteins:
- a CDS encoding PaaI family thioesterase encodes MDAHWLEYIRRKFTDTPFFRFLGTTVVDLTVGGAVLSLPVTGDLLNTYGTCHGGVLAALADMSMGIALRTLKVRVVTVELAVNYLQPVFPGTTLAASGRAVYQGHRLIMAETEIKCAGDLVAKGKGTFIVTGPDSEEPDRGPGAPGEHDAEQNSSSTRNPGA; translated from the coding sequence ATGGACGCGCACTGGCTGGAGTATATCCGCCGCAAGTTCACCGACACTCCCTTTTTTCGTTTCCTTGGAACCACTGTCGTCGACCTGACGGTAGGAGGGGCTGTTTTGAGCCTTCCCGTCACCGGTGACCTGCTTAACACTTACGGCACGTGCCACGGTGGGGTTCTCGCCGCCTTGGCCGACATGAGCATGGGGATAGCCCTGCGCACCTTAAAGGTAAGGGTGGTTACCGTGGAGCTGGCCGTGAATTATCTCCAGCCGGTGTTTCCCGGCACCACGCTTGCGGCTTCCGGGCGGGCTGTCTACCAGGGACATCGGTTGATCATGGCGGAAACCGAAATCAAGTGTGCAGGCGACTTGGTCGCCAAAGGCAAGGGCACCTTCATCGTCACGGGACCGGACAGCGAAGAGCCTGACCGGGGACCTGGAGCCCCAGGCGAGCATGACGCAGAGCAAAACAGTTCTTCAACAAGAAACCCGGGTGCTTGA
- a CDS encoding lactate racemase domain-containing protein, translating to MEFPLFYRIRQRLECPVIKDVKKAVLSALATLPLEDRIRPGARVAITAGSRGVANIQLILKTVAAAVRAAGGEPFLVPAMGSHGGATAEGQRAILASLGITEESVGAPILSSMEVVEIGRTEKGVPVYFDKNAWSADAVLVVNRVKPHTGFRAANESGLVKMIAVGLGKEKGCTAMHENGLAETIPAAARVALQAAPIIGGLGIVENSREETAEIRAVRAEELFAVDAELLVKARAYLPQLPFAAVDVLLVDEMGKNISGTGMDVNVIGRMYKLGEPEPERPHIKRIAVLDLTAASHGNALGMGLADVITRRFLAKVDLKATYANVIAAGVLERGRTPVSVASDREALRVALASIPGLRPEEARVVRIKNTLELEELQASAALLPEVEGDPNLEIVAGPEALPFDAEGNLLERRP from the coding sequence ATGGAGTTTCCGCTCTTTTACCGGATTAGGCAAAGGCTGGAGTGCCCGGTGATTAAAGACGTGAAAAAAGCCGTCTTAAGTGCCCTGGCTACTCTGCCCCTGGAGGACAGAATCCGGCCGGGGGCCCGGGTGGCCATCACCGCCGGCAGCCGCGGCGTTGCCAACATCCAGCTAATTCTAAAGACGGTCGCTGCGGCTGTCCGCGCAGCCGGGGGCGAGCCCTTCCTGGTACCGGCCATGGGCAGCCACGGCGGGGCGACGGCAGAGGGGCAGCGGGCCATACTGGCGAGCCTTGGAATCACCGAGGAAAGCGTGGGTGCTCCGATCCTTTCTTCCATGGAGGTTGTGGAGATCGGACGGACGGAAAAGGGCGTCCCCGTCTATTTTGACAAGAACGCTTGGTCGGCCGATGCCGTCTTGGTGGTGAACAGGGTCAAGCCCCACACGGGTTTTCGGGCGGCCAACGAGAGCGGCCTGGTAAAGATGATCGCTGTGGGGCTGGGGAAGGAAAAAGGCTGTACCGCTATGCACGAGAACGGCCTGGCAGAGACTATCCCGGCGGCCGCGCGCGTGGCGCTGCAGGCGGCGCCCATCATCGGCGGGTTAGGGATCGTGGAGAACAGCAGGGAAGAAACGGCCGAGATCAGAGCGGTTCGAGCCGAAGAGCTCTTTGCCGTGGACGCCGAGCTATTGGTTAAGGCCAGGGCATACCTGCCGCAGCTTCCCTTCGCTGCGGTTGACGTGCTGCTCGTGGATGAGATGGGTAAGAACATCAGCGGTACCGGGATGGATGTGAACGTTATCGGGCGGATGTATAAGCTGGGCGAACCAGAGCCCGAGCGGCCGCACATAAAGCGCATCGCGGTGCTGGATCTCACCGCGGCCTCCCACGGGAACGCCCTCGGCATGGGTTTGGCCGACGTGATTACCAGACGTTTCTTGGCTAAGGTGGATCTCAAGGCCACGTATGCCAACGTCATCGCCGCCGGCGTCCTCGAGCGCGGGCGCACGCCGGTGAGCGTGGCGAGCGACCGTGAGGCGCTGCGGGTCGCCCTTGCCTCCATTCCCGGCCTGAGGCCGGAGGAGGCGCGGGTGGTGCGGATCAAGAACACTCTGGAGCTCGAGGAACTCCAAGCATCCGCGGCCTTGCTGCCGGAAGTGGAGGGAGATCCCAACCTGGAAATCGTGGCCGGGCCCGAAGCGCTGCCCTTCGACGCCGAAGGCAATCTCTTAGAAAGGAGACCCTGA
- a CDS encoding chromate transporter, which translates to MILLKLFATFFKIGLFSFGGGYAMIPLIQREVVTLHQWLTLSQFIDVIAISQVTPGPIAINAATFVGYKAAGVWGSAAATTGVVMPSVLVILALTWVFLRYRSLAAVKAMFTGIRPAVVALIVAATWSIIPSSITNVSGVIIAVVAFFAIRRLKLDPILVLVLAAVLGVLIFQ; encoded by the coding sequence GTGATACTGCTTAAGCTTTTTGCCACCTTCTTCAAGATCGGCCTCTTTAGCTTCGGCGGCGGCTACGCCATGATCCCGCTGATCCAGCGGGAGGTCGTCACCCTGCACCAGTGGCTGACCCTGTCCCAGTTTATCGACGTGATTGCCATCTCGCAGGTGACGCCCGGGCCTATTGCCATCAATGCCGCTACCTTCGTGGGCTACAAGGCGGCCGGTGTTTGGGGTTCGGCTGCCGCCACCACCGGTGTGGTTATGCCCTCTGTGCTCGTGATCCTCGCCCTAACCTGGGTTTTCCTCCGCTACCGCTCGCTGGCGGCTGTGAAGGCCATGTTCACCGGCATCCGGCCGGCCGTGGTGGCCTTGATCGTGGCGGCCACCTGGAGCATAATCCCATCCTCCATCACGAATGTGAGCGGTGTGATCATTGCGGTAGTCGCGTTCTTCGCCATCCGCCGCCTTAAGCTCGATCCCATCTTGGTCCTGGTTCTGGCCGCTGTGCTGGGTGTGCTGATCTTCCAGTAG
- a CDS encoding peptidase dimerization domain-containing protein: MFFSFAVTFNGKTAHSAGAPWTGRSALDAVELMNVATNYLREHFYFTHRMHYVIVEGGEAPNVVPDRATVWYFVRDTDDRVEALRPTLRR, encoded by the coding sequence GTGTTTTTTTCCTTTGCCGTAACCTTCAACGGCAAAACGGCGCACTCGGCGGGCGCGCCCTGGACCGGCCGCAGCGCGCTCGACGCGGTGGAGCTCATGAACGTGGCCACCAACTACCTGCGTGAACACTTCTACTTTACCCACCGGATGCACTACGTCATCGTTGAAGGCGGCGAAGCGCCGAACGTGGTGCCCGACCGGGCCACGGTGTGGTACTTTGTCCGCGACACCGACGACCGGGTGGAGGCCCTCAGGCCGACTTTGAGGCGATGA
- a CDS encoding ABC-ATPase domain-containing protein has product MPKGIKGKFVRRGEGSLPTLEDLKRRLASIDGHGYKAYQTLEGAYDFGLFTLYLDHAQSDPFAPPSRVRVRLPQKVAAFPSHLWQNSERRLGLEDFLTRACAQACQDVARGHRGTGKSGLVGVQRAGQEILERTAVVVTPEYVEARLSVGLPAAGRRVLARQALAVFAEEIPAIVDRALRHRSLDAQALALHVDTAEDQAVLRQALDELGLVAFVADGAILPRESGASDRPLKEGRVVPFRTPPELAVEVDLPHRGRVRGLGIPHGVTLIVGGGYHGKSTLLRAIERGVYNHIPGDGRELVVTVADAVKIRAEDGRSVSGVDISPFIGDLPFGQDTHDFSTPNASGSTSQAANIVEALEVGTRLLLLDEDTSATNFMIRDARMQELIPKAGEPITPFIDRVRELYERFGVSTILVVGGAGDYLDVADRVIRMQNYLPAEVTGQARAIAAARPSGRRPEPGMPLTSVTERIPLPESFAIGARDKVKAKGTDTVLLGHEELDLASVEQLVDPAQANAIAAMLRYAARHYIDRHRTLREVVTAVFSDCAQAGLEVVSPWRGQHPGELAAPRPHELAAAINRLRRLAVRQKR; this is encoded by the coding sequence ATGCCGAAAGGAATTAAAGGGAAGTTTGTACGTAGGGGGGAAGGTAGTTTGCCGACACTGGAAGACCTCAAACGCCGCTTAGCCAGCATTGACGGCCATGGTTACAAGGCCTACCAGACGCTGGAGGGGGCCTACGACTTTGGCCTTTTTACTCTTTACCTGGATCATGCCCAGAGCGATCCGTTCGCCCCACCTTCCCGGGTGCGGGTACGGCTGCCGCAAAAGGTGGCTGCCTTCCCGTCACACCTTTGGCAAAATTCAGAGCGCCGGCTGGGGCTGGAGGATTTTCTCACCCGTGCCTGCGCGCAGGCCTGCCAGGACGTGGCCCGCGGTCACCGCGGGACGGGCAAAAGCGGGCTGGTGGGCGTGCAGCGGGCCGGCCAGGAGATCCTGGAGCGCACGGCAGTGGTGGTTACTCCCGAGTACGTGGAGGCCCGCCTGAGCGTAGGCCTGCCGGCCGCGGGGCGGCGGGTGCTCGCCCGCCAGGCGCTGGCTGTTTTTGCCGAGGAAATTCCTGCTATTGTCGACCGGGCTTTACGCCATCGCTCTCTAGACGCCCAAGCCCTGGCGCTGCACGTGGACACGGCTGAGGATCAGGCCGTACTGCGGCAGGCCCTGGACGAGCTCGGCCTGGTGGCCTTTGTGGCCGACGGGGCCATACTCCCGCGGGAAAGCGGCGCCAGCGACCGGCCGCTCAAGGAAGGACGGGTGGTACCCTTCCGCACGCCGCCGGAGCTGGCCGTGGAGGTGGATCTTCCCCACCGCGGCCGCGTGCGCGGCCTGGGCATTCCCCATGGTGTAACTCTTATCGTGGGCGGCGGGTATCACGGTAAATCGACGCTCCTGCGGGCCATCGAGCGCGGGGTATACAACCACATCCCCGGCGACGGGCGCGAACTGGTGGTGACCGTGGCGGATGCGGTGAAGATTCGCGCCGAAGACGGCCGCAGCGTGAGCGGCGTCGACATCAGCCCTTTCATCGGTGACCTGCCCTTCGGGCAGGACACACACGACTTCTCAACGCCCAACGCCAGCGGCAGTACCTCACAGGCGGCCAATATTGTAGAAGCGCTGGAGGTGGGGACGCGTCTCCTGCTCCTTGACGAAGACACCAGCGCCACCAACTTCATGATCCGTGACGCGCGCATGCAGGAGCTTATCCCCAAGGCCGGTGAGCCCATCACACCCTTCATCGACCGCGTGCGCGAGCTTTACGAACGCTTCGGCGTGTCCACCATCCTGGTGGTGGGTGGGGCCGGGGACTACCTGGACGTGGCCGACCGGGTAATTCGCATGCAAAACTACCTGCCGGCCGAGGTGACAGGCCAAGCGCGGGCCATCGCCGCGGCGCGCCCCAGTGGCCGCCGGCCCGAACCCGGAATGCCGCTTACCAGCGTAACCGAGCGCATCCCGCTCCCGGAGAGCTTTGCCATCGGCGCCCGGGATAAAGTGAAGGCCAAGGGGACGGATACCGTCCTCCTCGGCCATGAGGAACTGGACCTGGCGAGCGTGGAGCAACTGGTGGACCCGGCGCAGGCGAACGCCATCGCTGCGATGCTGCGCTACGCAGCGCGCCACTACATAGACCGGCACCGGACGCTGCGCGAGGTGGTGACGGCTGTCTTCAGCGACTGCGCCCAGGCTGGCCTGGAGGTGGTTTCCCCCTGGCGCGGCCAGCACCCTGGAGAACTGGCCGCGCCGCGCCCCCACGAACTGGCCGCCGCTATCAACCGCCTGCGCCGGCTCGCGGTGCGCCAGAAGCGGTAG
- a CDS encoding UxaA family hydrolase yields MRAIVITAQDNVATALEDIPAGATVKLRVGSEEREVQVRAAIPFGHKFALQPIPAGGDIIKYGEVMGEAAAAIEPGEHVHVHNVESRRGRGDLAAKGGER; encoded by the coding sequence ATGCGGGCTATAGTGATAACGGCGCAGGACAACGTGGCCACTGCCCTGGAGGACATACCGGCAGGGGCGACGGTGAAGCTGCGGGTGGGGAGCGAGGAACGCGAGGTACAGGTACGGGCCGCGATTCCTTTCGGGCACAAGTTTGCCCTGCAGCCGATTCCGGCGGGCGGCGACATCATCAAGTACGGCGAGGTCATGGGTGAAGCCGCCGCCGCTATTGAACCGGGCGAGCACGTGCATGTGCACAACGTGGAAAGCCGGCGTGGGCGCGGCGACCTGGCGGCGAAGGGCGGTGAGCGGTAG
- a CDS encoding UxaA family hydrolase, producing MEVAGYVRPGGGIGVRNHVLILPTVVCASEVARRIAGVVPGTVAVQHQHGCGQIGADFEQTKRTLVGFGANPNVASVVVVGLGCEKVAAEQVAAEMAARGQKVELVVIQKEGGSRRAVERGVELARRLVQEAARVKTEPVPVSSLILGLECGGSDATSGLAANPALGVASDLLVAEGGTSILSETPEIMGAEHLLARRTVNEGAAERLCEIVARVEEGARRMGVDIRGAQPAPGNIAGGITTIEEKSLGCIHKAGTAPVQGVLEYAEAPRGRGLWVMDTPGHDVESVTGMVAGGAQIVVFTTGRGTPAGCAIAPVIKVTGNSRTFQMMEENIDLNAGTIIEGTESIEKVGRRIFDLMLAVAGGKLTKAELLGHHEFAITRIGPTL from the coding sequence GTGGAAGTCGCGGGCTATGTACGCCCCGGGGGCGGAATTGGAGTCCGTAATCACGTGCTCATTTTGCCGACGGTGGTTTGCGCGAGTGAAGTTGCCCGGCGGATAGCCGGTGTTGTGCCAGGCACGGTGGCGGTGCAGCACCAGCACGGTTGCGGGCAGATCGGCGCGGATTTTGAGCAGACAAAACGGACGTTGGTTGGCTTCGGCGCCAACCCCAACGTGGCCTCCGTGGTAGTGGTGGGCTTGGGCTGCGAAAAAGTGGCGGCCGAGCAGGTGGCCGCAGAGATGGCCGCCCGCGGCCAGAAGGTGGAGTTGGTGGTTATTCAAAAGGAAGGCGGCTCTCGCCGGGCGGTGGAGAGGGGTGTGGAGCTGGCCCGCCGGCTGGTCCAAGAGGCCGCGCGGGTGAAGACCGAGCCTGTTCCGGTGAGCTCACTCATCCTGGGGCTGGAATGCGGCGGCTCGGACGCCACCTCTGGACTGGCGGCCAACCCGGCGCTGGGCGTGGCTTCGGACCTCCTGGTGGCGGAAGGCGGCACGTCCATTCTTTCTGAAACCCCTGAGATCATGGGAGCAGAGCACCTGCTGGCCCGGCGCACCGTGAATGAGGGGGCTGCGGAGCGCCTCTGTGAGATCGTTGCCCGGGTGGAGGAAGGCGCCCGCCGCATGGGCGTTGACATTCGCGGTGCCCAGCCGGCACCCGGCAACATCGCCGGCGGGATCACCACAATTGAAGAAAAGTCCCTGGGCTGCATCCATAAGGCGGGTACCGCTCCCGTCCAGGGCGTACTTGAGTACGCCGAGGCACCCCGGGGGCGCGGTCTCTGGGTGATGGACACACCCGGCCACGACGTAGAGTCGGTGACCGGCATGGTTGCCGGCGGAGCGCAGATCGTTGTTTTCACCACCGGTCGAGGCACCCCCGCCGGGTGTGCCATCGCCCCGGTGATCAAGGTTACGGGTAACAGCCGCACTTTCCAGATGATGGAGGAGAACATCGACCTGAACGCCGGGACAATCATCGAAGGTACGGAAAGCATCGAGAAGGTCGGGCGGCGCATCTTCGACCTCATGCTGGCTGTGGCCGGAGGCAAGCTCACCAAGGCCGAACTACTGGGCCATCATGAGTTCGCCATAACCCGCATCGGCCCGACGCTATAG
- a CDS encoding chromate transporter — MQAGERAGKAPLSRYGEKQDKGKAFLPPTPLRLFWSFFTIGAFTFGGGYAMLPLIRKSIVERSGWMEDEEFVDAIAVAQSSPGSIAVNIAALTGYKLSGLSGALLSVAGAALPSFITILVVASIFLGVQHNPYVRAAMAGMRPAVVALMAAAVFDVGKTAIKSRFGGALALLALLALIGFNVHPVFVIIAAATAGVAACRLEVVKAENGAAQEEKKDKEAR, encoded by the coding sequence ATGCAGGCGGGGGAGAGAGCGGGGAAGGCCCCGCTGAGCCGGTACGGGGAAAAGCAGGATAAAGGTAAGGCGTTCTTGCCTCCCACGCCGCTGCGCCTCTTTTGGTCTTTTTTCACCATTGGCGCGTTCACTTTCGGCGGTGGCTACGCCATGCTGCCCCTCATCCGTAAGTCTATTGTGGAGCGATCGGGCTGGATGGAAGATGAGGAGTTTGTGGACGCCATAGCCGTGGCCCAGAGCTCACCGGGCTCCATCGCCGTGAACATCGCGGCTTTAACAGGTTACAAGCTGAGCGGCCTGTCCGGCGCACTGCTCTCGGTGGCGGGGGCTGCCCTGCCCTCTTTCATCACCATTCTAGTGGTCGCATCTATCTTTCTGGGCGTCCAGCACAACCCCTATGTGCGCGCCGCCATGGCGGGAATGCGCCCGGCCGTGGTCGCGCTCATGGCCGCCGCCGTCTTCGACGTGGGTAAGACAGCCATCAAAAGCCGCTTCGGCGGCGCCCTCGCGCTGCTTGCCCTGCTGGCTCTCATCGGCTTCAACGTACACCCGGTGTTCGTCATCATTGCGGCAGCCACCGCCGGCGTAGCCGCCTGCCGCCTTGAGGTGGTTAAAGCGGAAAACGGTGCCGCTCAGGAAGAAAAAAAGGACAAGGAGGCCAGGTAA
- a CDS encoding hydroxyacid dehydrogenase: protein MRKKVVVVQKVHQAGLDLLAQEAEWVLAQDPAPEKLAQEVGDADAILVRTTPITRQVLEAAPKLKVVGRHGVGVDNIDVKAATELGIAVVYAPGSNTLAVAEHTVMLMLALAKNVFVADRELREKHNFAARFTVPSAELNGKTLGLIGFGKIGQAVAKRCALGLEMRVIAYDPYLNEEAARAMNVTPVASVDEVLEQADVVSLHAPAIAENYHLIGAEQLAKMRPHAILINTARGPLVDEKTLYEALKAGKIAGAGLDVFDPEPPAAANPLFSLPNVIVTPHMAAHTEESLRRMASWAAEGILQVLRGDFPTRIYNPEVWDRRRR, encoded by the coding sequence GTGAGAAAGAAAGTAGTTGTCGTTCAGAAGGTGCACCAGGCAGGGCTGGACCTCTTGGCCCAGGAAGCCGAGTGGGTGCTGGCACAGGACCCGGCGCCGGAGAAGCTGGCCCAAGAAGTGGGCGACGCGGATGCCATCCTGGTGCGTACCACCCCCATCACACGGCAGGTCTTAGAGGCTGCGCCCAAACTAAAAGTCGTAGGGCGCCACGGCGTGGGCGTGGATAACATCGACGTGAAGGCGGCTACGGAGCTCGGCATAGCCGTGGTGTATGCGCCCGGCTCCAACACCCTGGCGGTGGCCGAGCATACGGTGATGCTGATGCTCGCCCTGGCCAAGAACGTGTTCGTAGCCGACCGGGAGCTCAGGGAGAAGCACAACTTCGCCGCCCGGTTTACTGTCCCCAGCGCCGAGCTCAACGGGAAAACCCTTGGCCTCATCGGGTTCGGCAAGATCGGCCAAGCGGTGGCCAAGCGCTGCGCCCTGGGGCTGGAGATGCGCGTGATCGCGTACGATCCTTATCTCAACGAGGAGGCCGCAAGGGCAATGAACGTCACCCCTGTGGCTTCCGTGGACGAGGTTCTTGAGCAGGCGGACGTCGTGAGCCTGCACGCTCCGGCCATTGCGGAGAACTATCACCTGATCGGCGCGGAGCAGTTGGCGAAAATGCGCCCGCACGCCATTTTGATCAATACGGCGCGCGGACCGCTGGTGGACGAAAAAACCCTCTACGAGGCCCTCAAGGCCGGGAAGATCGCCGGAGCCGGTCTCGACGTCTTCGATCCCGAACCGCCGGCGGCAGCTAATCCCCTTTTTTCCCTGCCCAACGTCATCGTTACCCCACACATGGCCGCTCACACGGAGGAGTCCCTGCGGCGCATGGCCAGCTGGGCGGCGGAAGGAATCTTACAGGTTTTGCGCGGCGATTTTCCCACGCGCATCTACAACCCCGAGGTCTGGGACCGCCGGCGCCGATAG